A section of the Macadamia integrifolia cultivar HAES 741 chromosome 9, SCU_Mint_v3, whole genome shotgun sequence genome encodes:
- the LOC122088343 gene encoding uncharacterized protein LOC122088343, producing MAEDDQKTVTSKAAGTNRGHPLAFLSNFGIKFPPWKEESKTITKEPRVDKEVREAKKPDMVRFPDSQRDIPPLKLEVEESEKGTDPRILWQVYALGGFFILKWILARWNERRPKDDSSGEPPSHGDD from the exons ATGGCGGAAGATGATCAAAAAACCGTTACAAGCAAAGCAGCAGGTACAAACCGAGGACATCCTCTTGCATTCCTTTCAAATTTTGGTATAAAATTCCCTCCATGGAAGGAAGAATccaaaactattacaaaagagCCGAGAGTAGACAAAGAGGTCAGAGAAGCAAAGAAACCAGATATGGTGAGGTTTCCGGATTCTCAGCGAGACATCCCTCCCTTGAAATTAGAAGTTGAAGAGTCTGAAAAGGGAACGGACCCTCGAATCTTGTGGCAG gTGTATGCTCTTGGAGGTTTTTTTATTCTAAAGTGGATCTTGGCTAGATGGAATGAAAGGAGGCCCAAAGATGACTCATCCGGTGAACCACCATCTCATGGAGATGACTAG
- the LOC122090072 gene encoding BTB/POZ domain-containing protein At3g44820-like → MAPAGKISSFYREGNDWFCNASLPSDITIEVEGVFFHLHKFPLMSRCGKIANILEESQDKDSITLNAALSEFPGGPDIFLVAAKFCYGIRVELTSKNIVMVFCAADYLEMTEEYGEENLLAKSESFFHKNTLHNWKDCILALQSSDPVIPRAEKLQIEKKCLNSISMMACTDPSLFGWPMKMYGSLQSPGGSILWNGINTGARIRSSESDWWFEDVSYLSVPLFERLIQTMNSRGMRPETLAAAVMYYARKYLPGLGRWQSGQSGKPRTVASFSLTPVTVDQKLLLESIEKLLPEKKGKSFCRFLLGLLRVAMILDVSQPCKDSLERRVGIQLDLATLDSLLIPSYSDSDTLYNTDCVERIIQHFLSEPSITSFSPSSFDQDISPSSAPLKKVAKLVDNYIAEVAADVNLKPEKLQFLLEALPECSRSLHDGLYRALDIYFKEHPWLSENEKEQLCNVIDYQKLSIDACAHASQNKRLPLRVILQVLFFEQLQFRTALAGCLHVLDNEGGPTGVATTTSDMAGQIMQRDGWFTVVRENQVLRVDMERMRTRVGELERECGRIKQEMQRVAKSHSSLSSPHLLARRFGCKLLPRLQNVQADTIENVGRSPRVLIDQARSSRPSRHRKSFSLFGVQCKE, encoded by the exons ATGGCTCCCGCTGGGAAGATTTCTTCATTCTATCGCGAGGGAAATGACTG GTTCTGTAATGCTAGTCTGCCCAGTGATATTACTATTGAAGTAGAGGGTGTATTCTTCCATCTTCACAAg TTTCCACTCATGTCTAGATGTGGGAAGATAGCAAATATATTAGAAGAGTCCCAGGATAAGGACAGCATTACTCTGAATGCTGCATTGAGTGAATTTCCTGGGGGGCCCGACATATTCCTGGTTGCAGCCAAATTCTGCTATGGGATCCGGGTGGAATTGACATCAAAGAACATAGTAATGGTGTTTTGTGCGGCAGACTATCTTGAGATGACAGAGGAGTATGGTGAAGAAAACTTATTGGCCAAGTCTGAGAGTTTCTTTCATAAGAACACACTCCATAactggaaagattgtattttggCTCTTCAGAGTTCTGATCCTGTTATTCCAAGGGCAGAGAAGCTCCAAATTGAGAAAAAATGCTTGAATTCTATATCTATGATGGCCTGTACAGATCCAAGTTTGTTTGGATGGCCTATGAAGATGTATGGTAGCTTACAGAGCCCTGGTGGGAGCATCCTATGGAATGGAATAAACACTGGAGCAAGAATCCGGAGCTCAGAGTCTGACTGGTGGTTTGAAGATGTCTCTTACCTCAGTGTGCCTTTGTTTGAGAGACTTATTCAAACAATGAATTCGAGAGGTATGCGACCTGAAACTTTAGCAGCTGCAGTAATGTACTATGCAAGAAAATATCTACCAGGTCTTGGCCGATGGCAGAGTGGACAAAGTGGAAAACCAAGAACTGTTGCAAGTTTCAGCTTGACACCTGTGACTGTTGATCAGAAACTTCTACTGGAAAGCATTGAAAAGCTGCTTccagaaaagaaaggaaaatcattTTGCCGCTTCTTGTTAGGACTTCTACGCGTTGCGATGATTCTGGATGTTAGTCAACCATGCAAGGACTCTTTGGAGAGGCGAGTAGGGATACAACTAGATCTGGCAACTCTTGACAGTCTTCTCATTCCTAGTTATTCGGATTCTGATACTCTCTACAACACTGATTGTGTAGAGCGGATTATTCAACATTTTCTGTCAGAACCGAGTATAACAtcattttctccatcatcatttGACCAAGATATATCCCCTTCATCTGCACCATTAAAGAAAGTTGCAAAGTTGGTTGATAACTATATTGCAGAGGTAGCTGctgatgtgaatttgaaacctgAAAAGCTACAATTTCTCTTGGAGGCCCTTCCAGAATGTTCAAGGTCCTTACATGATGGGTTATATAGAGCATTGGATATCTATTTCAAG GAACATCCTTGGCTTTCGGAGAATGAGAAGGAGCAACTCTGCAATGTAATTGACTACCAGAAGCTCTCAATTGATGCCTGTGCGCATGCATCCCAAAATAAGCGGCTACCACTCAGGGTTATTCTTCAAGTCTTGTTCTTTGAGCAGTTGCAGTTTAGAACAGCCCTTGCTGGCTGTCTTCATGTCTTAGACAATGAAGGTGGCCCTACAGGTGTTGCTACTACCACCAGTGACATGGCAGGCCAAATAATGCAGAGAGATGGATGGTTCACAGTTGTTCGCGAGAATCAGGTATTGAGGGTAGACATGGAGAGGATGAGGACCAGGGTTGGGGAGCTTGAACGTGAATGTGGTAGAATAAAGCAAGAGATGCAAAGAGTAGCTAAATCTCATAGCTCTCTCAGTTCTCCTCATCTATTGGCAAGGAGATTTGGGTGCAAGCTTCTTCCACGGTTACAAAATGTACAAGCAGATACCATTGAAAATGTTGGTCGGAGCCCAAGAGTACTGATTGACCAAGCACGCTCTTCTCGCCCTTCTAGACACCGTAAAAGCTTCTCTTTGTTTGGAGTACAGTGCAAAGAATAA
- the LOC122089384 gene encoding uncharacterized protein LOC122089384, whose amino-acid sequence MASCDDDFNLLSDDNQATPHPHHHHHHHQLHHPHPSFAPHRFVAAAAAAKPTPIHPHPQPQLQPPPPPHHHLNNLRPNTVAGTGGGSPKKVAGAAAPAAGDEEDTDAYSDAAFCSQADPKCPPPFHDVNPNCFAPEDDPNPFAADDESDPNKVRPGNVRTDKRKDRDELSDGGTPYSYKKSKAGGGSGSATGTSGGGDYRKDREEWSDTAIGCLLDAYTEKFVQLNRGNLRGRDWEDVSSIVSDRCEKQKSYKSVEQCKNKVDNLKKRYKVERNRVSSGGVPASHWPWYKKMEQIVGNSSSSRALSDEDKSMGASSSMLRQNKRYGISTPSPGGLPNTVKSKSLTNPRWRRVVFKISGAALAGTGPQNIDPKVTMLIAREVAVASRLGVEVAIVVGGRNFFCGDTWVSATGLDRSTAYQIGMMATVMNSILLQSALEKMGVQTRVQTAFQIPEVAEPYSRKRAVRHLEKGRVVIFGGIGAGMGNPLFTTDTAAALRASEINAEAILKGTSVEGVYDSRSNTNVTFEHISFREFVTRGVSSIDLMAVTFCEENGIPVVIFNLNEPGNISRALCGDQVGSLIDQAGRIS is encoded by the exons atGGCCTCCTGCGACGACGACTTCAACCTTCTCAGTGACGATAACCAGGCTACGCCTCACcctcaccaccatcaccaccaccaccagcttCATCACCCCCACCCATCATTCGCTCCTCATCGatttgttgctgctgctgctgctgctaagCCTACTCCCATCCACCCTCATCCTCAGCCACAACTAcagcctcctcctcctcctcatcaccATCTCAACAACCTTCGTCCTAACACCGTCGCCGGGACCGGCGGTGGAAGTCCTAAGAAGGTTGCCGGGGCCGCAGCTCCTGCAGCAGGCGATGAAGAAGACACTGATGCATACAGCGACGCCGCTTTCTGCTCCCAAGCTGACCCCAAATGTCCTCCCCCTTTTCACGATGTTAACCCTAATTGCTTTGCTCCTGAAGACGATCCCAACCCCTTCGCTGCAGATGACGAGTCAGACCCTAACAAAGTTCGACCTGGTAATGTTCGCACCGATAAGCGCAAGGATCGTGACGAGCTCAGCGATGGAGGTACCCCTTATAGCTACAAGAAGTCCAAAGCTGGTGGTGGTTCTGGTTCGGCCACGGGTACCTCTGGTGGTGGTGATTATAGGAAGGATCGTGAGGAGTGGAGCGATACTGCTATTGGTTGTCTCCTCGACGCGTATACGGAGAAGTTTGTTCAGCTGAATCGAGGGAATCTGAGAGGGAGGGATTGGGAGGACGTGTCGTCGATTGTTAGCGATAGGTGTGAGAAGCAGAAGTCTTATAAGAGTGTGGAGCAGTGTAAGAATAAggtggataatttgaagaagagGTATAAGGTTGAAAGGAATCGGGTGAGTAGTGGTGGTGTGCCGGCTAGTCACTGGCCTTGGTATAAGAAGATGGAACAGATTGTTGGGAACTCTTCCTCGTCCAGGGCTTTGTCTGATGAAGATAAGTCTATGGGGGCCTCTTCTAGTATGCTTAGGCAGAACAAGAg ATATGGAATTTCAACGCCTAGCCCAGGTGGCTTGCCAAATACCGTGAAGTCCAAGTCATTGACAAATCCTAGATGGCGGAGAGTAGTTTTTAAAATTAGTGGTGCTGCATTAGCTGGCACTGGCCCTCAGAATATTGACCCAAAG GTGACCATGTTGATTGCTAGAGAAGTTGCAGTGGCTTCCCGCCTTGGAGTGGAG GTTGCAATTGTTGTTGGGGGTCGTAATTTCTTTTGTGGAGACACATGGGTATCTGCAACTGGTCTTGATAGATCTACGGCATACCAGATTGG GATGATGGCGACTGTAATGAACTCAATTTTGCTTCAGTCAGCGTTAGAGAAGATGGGTGTGCAGACTCGTGTACAAACTGCATTTCAGATTCCAGAGGTTGCTGAGCCATACAGCAGGAAACGGGCTGTTCGGCATCTTGAAAAAGGCAGAGTTGTTATATTCGGTGGTATTGGAGCAGGCATGGGAAATCCACTCTTCACCACGGATACTGCAGCTGCTTTAAGAGCATCAGAGA TAAATGCGGAAGCAATTCTGAAAGGTACCAGTGTTGAGGGTGTCTATGACTCTAGAAGCAACACCAATGTGACTTTTGAGCACATTTCTTTCCGGGAGTTTGTCACCAGGGGTGTTTCCTCCATTGACTTGATGGCAGTAACATTCTGTGAAGAGAATGGAATCCCTG TTGTCATCTTCAATCTAAATGAGCCTGGGAACATTTCTAGAGCATTATGTGGAGACCAAGTTGGTTCCCTGATTGATCAAGCAGGAAGGATCAGCTGA
- the LOC122089383 gene encoding leucine-rich repeat receptor-like protein kinase PXC1, with amino-acid sequence MGAPALTFLPVFFATSLLLFSTLSSSAAAITNNDTEALFRFRTETDAHGNLLSNWTSSDACTSSWQGVRCSAAGRVISLSLPFLDLRGPIDSLSSLDQLRFLDLHGNRLNGSIIPITNCSNLKLLYFSNNDFSGEIPSHIASLKRLLRVDLSNNNLRGPIPASISNLTRLLTLRLQNNLFSGQLPDLSSSLPLLKELNVSNNQLFGRLPIGLQRKFGLKSFAGNAGLCGSSPLPVCSFTSASPPASSTGSSDPTVVPSNPSSMPTTTSSDPTRKEKPRKGLKTGAVVGIVVATSVVLLVIVSFVVAHCCKRCPGENTSSSKAGSDYSRSKKSFTGEKKVYANNGGGGAGDSDGTTATDRSKLVFFDRRKQFELEDLLRASAEMLGKGSLGTVYKAVLEDGCTAAVKRLKDANPCARKEFEQYMDLIGKLKHPNIVRLRAYYYAKEEKLLVYDYLSNGSLHYLLHGNRGPGRIPLDWTTRISLVLGAARGLARIHEEYSVSKIPHGNVKSSNVLLDKNGVACISDFGLSLLLNPVHATARLGGYRAPEQAETKRLSQKADVYSFGVLLLEVLTGRAPTQYPSPTRPRGEEEDQQGLDLPTWVRSVVRDEWTAEVFDPELLRYKNIEEEMVSMLQVAMACVVQQPEKRPTMTEVAKMIEDIGVEQSPLGEDLDESRNSLSPSLATTDDAMAGF; translated from the exons aTGGGGGCTCCTGCCCTCACCTTCCTTCCTGTCTTCTTCGCTACTTCTCTCCTTCTATTCTCAACCCTTTCTTCCTCAGCCGCTGCAATCACCAACAATGACACCGAGGCTCTATTCAGATTCCGGACCGAAACCGACGCCCACGGCAACCTCCTAAGTAACTGGACATCCAGCGACGCCTGCACCTCTTCATGGCAGGGCGTGCGCTGCAGTGCAGCAGGCAGAGTcatctccctttcccttccATTCTTAGACCTCCGTGGCCCCATCGactccctctcttctctcgaCCAGCTTCGCTTTCTCGACCTCCACGGCAACCGCCTTAACGGTTCCATCATCCCCATTACCAACTGCTCCAACCTCAAGCTCCTGTACTTCTCCAACAATGACTTCTCCGGCGAAATCCCCTCCCACATTGCCTCCCTCAAGCGTCTCCTCAGAGTAGACCTCTCCAACAACAATCTTCGCGGCCCCATTCCTGCTTCCATCTCCAACCTCACCCGTCTCCTCACTCTCCGTCTCCAGAACAACCTCTTCTCTGGCCAACTCCCTGatctttcctcttctcttcctttgctCAAGGAACTTAATGTATCAAACAACCAGTTGTTCGGCAGACTTCCGATTGGGTTGCAGAGGAAATTTGGTTTGAAAAGCTTTGCAGGCAATGCAGGGCTATGTGGGTCTAGCCCATTACCTGTTTGCTCTTTCACAAGTGCTTCTCCTCCGGCTTCGTCGACGGGGTCGTCGGATCCGACGGTGGTGCCTTCGAACCCCAGCTCCATGCCTACAACCACGTCGAGCGATCCGACCAGAAAGGAAAAACCGCGGAAGGGACTCAAAACAGGCGCCGTTGTTGGGATTGTGGTAGCGACTTCCGTGGTTCTACTAGTCATCGTGTCCTTCGTTGTCGCTCATTGCTGCAAGAGATGCCCTGGAGAAAACACTTCAAGCTCCAAAGCGGGTAGTGACTACTCAAGGAGCAAGAAGAGCTTCACGGGTGAGAAGAAGGTTTATGCCAacaatggtggtggtggagcTGGAGATAGTGATGGAACAACGGCGACGGATCGAAGTAAGTTGGTGTTCTTTGACAGAAGGAAACAGTTTGAGCTGGAGGATCTGCTCAGGGCCTCGGCGGAGATGTTGGGGAAAGGGAGCTTGGGGACTGTATACAAGGCTGTGCTGGAAGATGGGTGCACGGCGGCTGTGAAGAGGCTCAAAGACGCCAACCCTTGTGCCAGGAAGGAGTTTGAGCAGTACATGGATTTGATAGGGAAACTGAAGCACCCCAACATTGTTCGTCTCAGGGCATACTACTATGCCAAGGAAGAGAAGCTCCTTGTCTACGACTATCTCTCCAATGGAAGCTTGCATTATCTTCTCCATG GAAATCGAGGTCCGGGGAGAATTCCACTGGACTGGACGACCAGAATCAGCTTAGTATTGGGAGCTGCGCGTGGGCTTGCTCGAATTCATGAGGAATACAGTGTGTCTAAGATTCCCCACGGAAATGTGAAATCTTCGAATGTGCTCTTGGACAAGAATGGCGTGGCTTGCATCTCTGATTTTGGGTTGTCGCTGCTTCTGAACCCAGTACATGCCACGGCAAGATTGGGAGGGTACAGAGCTCCAGAGCAGGCAGAGACGAAGAGGCTATCTCAGAAGGCAGATGTGTACAGTTTCGGTGTGTTGTTGTTAGAGGTTCTGACTGGTAGAGCTCCAACTCAGTATCCTTCGCCGACTCGTCCCAGAGGTGAGGAAGAAGACCAACAAGGTTTGGATCTGCCGACATGGGTGAGATCTGTGGTGAGGGATGAGTGGACGGCAGAGGTGTTTGATCCGGAGCTGCTTAGGTACAAGAACATTGAGGAGGAGATGGTTTCCATGCTCCAAGTGGCGATGGCCTGTGTGGTGCAGCAGCCAGAGAAGAGGCCTACAATGACTGAGGTGGCTAAGATGATAGAGGATATTGGGGTGGAGCAGTCTCCCCTGGGTGAGGACTTGGATGAATCTCGGAATTCCCTCTCGCCTTCACTTGCCACCACTGACGATGCTATGGCCGGCTTCTGA